The proteins below are encoded in one region of Deltaproteobacteria bacterium:
- the tsaA gene encoding tRNA (N6-threonylcarbamoyladenosine(37)-N6)-methyltransferase TrmO — protein MEYYELRPIGWVRKIDTQPAIEVDPKYAPALDGLAGFSHLWVLYWFHEHDDPQSRSLLKVHPRNNPANPLTGVFGTRSPRRPNLIGLSAARILAIDNNLIRIDKLDAREGTPVVDLKPYLPGIDLHPEATTPEWISRQSPSSGKTLTG, from the coding sequence ATGGAATATTATGAACTCCGGCCCATAGGCTGGGTCCGCAAAATAGATACTCAACCGGCCATCGAGGTCGATCCCAAATACGCCCCAGCTTTGGACGGCCTGGCTGGTTTTTCGCACCTCTGGGTGCTCTATTGGTTTCACGAACATGATGATCCCCAGAGCCGCAGTCTTCTCAAAGTTCATCCCCGCAATAATCCCGCTAATCCCCTGACCGGAGTCTTTGGAACCCGCTCTCCCCGGCGGCCCAATCTGATCGGTCTCAGCGCCGCCCGGATATTGGCAATTGATAACAACTTAATTCGAATCGATAAACTCGACGCCCGGGAGGGGACCCCGGTAGTGGACCTGAAGCCCTATTTGCCTGGCATCGATCTGCACCCCGAGGCCACCACCCCGGAATGGATCAGCCGCCAGAGTCCTTCCTCAGGGAAAACTCTGACTGGCTGA
- a CDS encoding adenylate/guanylate cyclase domain-containing protein, which yields MQKLTIVEAIELAIAQELQAQYSYLEMSKQTDDPELRNILIEIANEEAGHEASLRSRLRLYKEKNQLRETISRYVSPAVCDELIKNPDLLQLGGRRRQVTVLFADIWGFTAISEQLPPESVVDILNRYFTAMVDLVFEHQGTLDKYLGDNLMAVFGAPLELPQASHRAVECALAMHRRLVEMQEQGEFPIRRIGIGINTGEAIVGNIGSARRMDYTVIGDTVNVAARLQELTRELEADTIIGPLTYQEVARNFQVKACTPVILRGRRAPTPIYQLLDSKG from the coding sequence ATGCAAAAATTAACCATTGTTGAGGCCATAGAACTGGCCATTGCCCAGGAATTACAAGCCCAGTATAGTTATCTGGAGATGAGCAAACAGACCGATGACCCAGAGTTAAGGAATATCCTAATTGAGATCGCCAACGAGGAAGCCGGACACGAGGCCTCCCTCCGGAGTCGCCTGCGCTTATACAAAGAGAAGAATCAGTTGCGGGAGACTATCTCTCGCTATGTCAGCCCGGCGGTATGTGATGAACTCATCAAAAACCCGGATTTGTTGCAGTTAGGGGGGCGACGCCGCCAAGTAACGGTACTGTTTGCTGATATCTGGGGATTCACCGCCATTTCCGAGCAACTACCTCCCGAATCTGTGGTCGACATACTCAACCGGTATTTTACCGCCATGGTGGATCTGGTCTTTGAGCATCAGGGCACCCTGGATAAGTATCTGGGAGATAACCTGATGGCAGTTTTTGGAGCGCCGCTGGAGCTCCCCCAGGCGTCCCATCGAGCGGTTGAATGTGCCCTGGCCATGCACCGCCGCTTGGTGGAGATGCAGGAACAGGGAGAATTTCCGATTCGCCGCATCGGCATCGGCATTAATACCGGGGAAGCGATCGTGGGTAACATCGGCTCCGCCCGGCGGATGGATTATACGGTAATCGGGGATACGGTCAATGTGGCGGCTCGGCTCCAGGAACTGACCAGGGAACTGGAAGCTGATACCATAATTGGACCCTTGACTTACCAGGAGGTGGCCAGGAACTTTCAGGTGAAGGCCTGTACCCCGGTTATCCTGCGCGGCCGCCGCGCCCCCACTCCGATTTATCAATTGCTAGACTCCAAGGGTTAA
- a CDS encoding DUF3786 domain-containing protein translates to MADCKGDIATDPEANVLYEKCSDVDAYFWQDLLARPYEEVTGRTGASFINGTYQLPFLNRRLVIAPAQHRASYIGEEDRDPGFQLCLVALLFLLRVNPAALPGSQVSPREFKGGTTFFQGPHALPVTGLEERFGRDATGFLRVGQQLGGQSQDLGDAALTLPVFPGLSVGVILWEADDEFPAQVSLTVPAGLDQYWPLDAVWALLNVVTRELWCAGLSTFSP, encoded by the coding sequence ATGGCAGATTGTAAAGGCGATATTGCTACCGACCCGGAAGCCAATGTCTTATACGAGAAATGCTCAGATGTCGATGCCTACTTCTGGCAGGACTTGCTTGCTCGTCCTTACGAAGAGGTTACCGGTCGGACCGGGGCCTCGTTCATTAACGGCACTTATCAGTTGCCTTTTCTGAACCGGAGGCTGGTGATTGCTCCGGCTCAGCACCGAGCGTCCTACATTGGCGAAGAAGACCGGGACCCTGGATTTCAGCTCTGTTTAGTAGCTCTGCTTTTCCTGTTGCGGGTAAACCCCGCCGCCCTGCCCGGCTCTCAGGTCAGTCCCCGCGAATTCAAGGGTGGTACCACCTTTTTCCAGGGTCCCCACGCCCTGCCGGTAACCGGCCTGGAAGAGCGTTTTGGTCGAGATGCCACGGGTTTTCTGCGAGTCGGACAGCAACTCGGCGGTCAGTCACAGGATTTGGGTGACGCGGCCCTCACCCTGCCGGTATTTCCTGGTTTGTCGGTAGGTGTCATCCTGTGGGAGGCGGATGACGAGTTCCCGGCCCAGGTCAGTTTAACTGTCCCTGCAGGGCTAGATCAGTACTGGCCCCTAGACGCGGTCTGGGCACTGTTAAACGTAGTCACCCGGGAACTGTGGTGCGCCGGCCTTTCCACCTTCAGCCCCTGA
- a CDS encoding acetate--CoA ligase family protein → MKQFFYPRSVAVVGVSEYPTNLGRVIVNNLLAFGFQGPIFPIGPRGGQVRGLEILPSLLELPQPVDLVTVLAPALVVPKVLDHCAQRGITRVVVESGGFSECSEAGRVLEEEVRQRLQDYGIRLVGPNGLGLINLEVGLCLPFAQIPLRPRLGGVSIVAQSGGVGANLISWLAQEGLGMNKFISLGNKLNINETDVLAYLLEDDGTHVIYLYLEDIVDGRRLMDLGQSATKPILLHKANIGSASAAIARSHTAALTVDDRVVDAACAQAGLCRVHTQADFLLAAKALEQPPLKGNRLAVMSRSGGQAVLVADACQRWGFELPPLSERIQNLIRSRSRAGIIEPINPVDLGDVYDFSLYRDLMLEFCRDPVFDAVLLNYEPLSDEEKAVARDTVQDQIRLAQHYQKPLVIAVIGELEERQFLRRQMGVPVFDFPEEAIQGLALARQASRPPAVVSASVGSPPQLAGVEKVLAPYLATPGPLPMPVALEVFQSLGMAVPEWHLVTSEAAAISAASGLGCPVCLKLVAPSAVHKSDLGGVVLDLETPAAVAQAFDQLAQVAQNRLPCGEDWQALLMPMVAGGVEILLGARRDHTFGPLVVFGAGGIWVEILEDVALGIAPLGEAQAGRLIDQTRISAMLQGRRGQPPADRESIIQGLMLLSSLMLHFPQIEELDLNPIRVFPQGQGMLVLDARMTIS, encoded by the coding sequence ATGAAACAATTTTTTTATCCCCGTAGTGTGGCGGTAGTGGGGGTCTCAGAATATCCCACTAATTTGGGTCGGGTTATTGTTAATAACCTGCTCGCGTTCGGCTTCCAAGGCCCGATCTTTCCTATCGGACCACGGGGCGGACAGGTGCGGGGCCTGGAAATCTTGCCATCCTTGCTGGAACTGCCGCAGCCGGTCGACCTGGTGACAGTTTTGGCACCGGCGCTGGTAGTCCCCAAGGTCTTGGACCACTGCGCCCAACGGGGAATTACCCGGGTGGTGGTAGAGTCGGGCGGATTCTCCGAGTGCAGCGAGGCCGGCCGGGTTCTGGAAGAAGAGGTCCGCCAGCGCTTGCAGGATTATGGCATCCGCCTGGTAGGGCCTAACGGTCTGGGCCTGATTAATCTGGAAGTCGGGCTTTGCCTGCCGTTCGCCCAGATTCCCTTGCGGCCTCGGCTGGGAGGGGTATCCATTGTGGCCCAGAGCGGCGGAGTGGGCGCTAATTTGATTTCCTGGTTGGCCCAGGAAGGGCTGGGGATGAATAAGTTCATCAGCCTGGGCAATAAATTAAATATTAACGAAACCGATGTCCTGGCCTATCTCCTGGAGGATGATGGGACCCACGTCATTTACCTGTACCTGGAAGACATCGTCGACGGCCGCCGATTAATGGACCTGGGGCAATCGGCCACCAAACCGATCCTGCTGCACAAAGCCAATATTGGCAGCGCCAGCGCTGCTATCGCCCGCAGCCACACCGCGGCTTTGACGGTGGATGATCGGGTAGTGGATGCCGCCTGTGCCCAGGCCGGGCTGTGTCGGGTACATACCCAGGCCGATTTTCTGCTGGCTGCCAAGGCCCTGGAACAGCCGCCCTTAAAAGGGAACCGGTTAGCAGTAATGTCGCGGTCGGGCGGCCAGGCAGTGCTGGTGGCCGATGCCTGCCAGCGCTGGGGTTTTGAGTTGCCGCCCTTGTCGGAGCGCATCCAGAATTTAATCCGCAGTCGCTCCCGGGCCGGAATTATTGAACCTATTAATCCGGTGGATTTGGGTGATGTTTATGACTTCTCGCTATATCGGGACCTGATGCTGGAGTTCTGTCGGGATCCGGTTTTTGACGCCGTGTTATTGAATTATGAGCCGTTATCCGATGAAGAGAAGGCCGTCGCCCGGGATACGGTGCAGGATCAGATCAGGTTGGCTCAGCACTACCAGAAACCTCTGGTGATCGCGGTCATCGGCGAACTAGAGGAACGACAATTCCTTCGGCGGCAAATGGGGGTGCCAGTGTTTGATTTCCCCGAAGAGGCCATTCAGGGCCTGGCCCTGGCCCGGCAAGCCTCCCGACCGCCAGCCGTGGTTTCGGCTTCGGTGGGCTCGCCCCCTCAGCTAGCCGGGGTAGAAAAGGTGCTGGCCCCCTACCTCGCTACCCCCGGCCCCTTGCCGATGCCGGTGGCCTTAGAGGTTTTTCAGAGTCTGGGAATGGCAGTGCCAGAGTGGCATCTGGTAACCTCGGAAGCCGCGGCAATTAGTGCGGCGTCTGGCCTGGGCTGTCCGGTATGCCTGAAATTGGTGGCCCCCAGTGCCGTGCATAAATCTGATCTGGGAGGGGTGGTCCTCGACCTGGAGACCCCTGCGGCCGTGGCCCAGGCATTTGATCAGCTGGCCCAGGTGGCCCAAAATCGGCTTCCGTGCGGGGAGGACTGGCAAGCCCTGCTCATGCCCATGGTAGCCGGTGGGGTGGAAATCCTGTTGGGGGCGCGGCGGGATCACACCTTTGGCCCCCTGGTAGTATTCGGCGCCGGCGGCATCTGGGTAGAAATTCTGGAAGACGTGGCCTTGGGCATCGCTCCCCTGGGCGAAGCCCAGGCCGGGCGGCTGATCGACCAGACCCGGATCAGCGCCATGCTGCAGGGCCGGCGGGGTCAACCCCCGGCAGACCGGGAAAGCATAATCCAGGGATTAATGTTGCTATCATCATTGATGCTTCACTTTCCTCAGATTGAGGAGCTGGATCTCAATCCGATCCGGGTTTTCCCGCAGGGACAGGGAATGCTGGTCCTCGATGCCCGGATGACCATTAGCTAG